Proteins encoded in a region of the Vicia villosa cultivar HV-30 ecotype Madison, WI linkage group LG5, Vvil1.0, whole genome shotgun sequence genome:
- the LOC131603018 gene encoding uncharacterized protein LOC131603018, with product MGRKAGGLFINSKRFSSLHKPCMKEMIMFMNCMATSHSDVEACAKQKEILNTCIESQSKKNRKSWGSINYQLQRLSRGRK from the exons ATGGGGCGGAAAGCTGGTGGGCTTTTTATCAATTCTAAGAGGTTCAGTTCACTTCATAAACCTTGCATGAAGGAAATGATAATGTTTATGAACTGTATGGCTACAAGCCATAGTGATGTCGAGGCATGTGCGAAGCAGAAGGAAATATTAAATACATGTATAGAATCTCAG AGTAAAAAGAACCGAAAGTCTTGGGGGAGTATCAATTATCAACTGCAGAGGCTTAGCCGAGGAAGGAAGTAG